Below is a window of Tolypothrix bouteillei VB521301 DNA.
TCAAAGGTTGAATTGCTTTGAGAAGCTTAGATTTTTCATCTCGCACAGCATCTGCTTCAAATGAAACGGGTGGTTCCATGGCTATCATCGCCAGCAATTGAAACATATGGTTTTGCACCATATCTCGAACCGCACCCGTTCCTTCATAGAAACCACCTCGGCTTTCAACACCAACTGTTTCAGCTACTGTAATCTGCACGTGGTCAATGTAACGGTGATTCCATATCGGTTCAAACAATCCGTTACCAAACCGGAAAACCAATATATTCTGTACCGTTTCTTTTCCCAGGTAGTGGTCAATGCGGTAAATTTGACTTTCCCTCAACACATCACTGACATTTTTGTTTAGGGTACGGGCAGATTCCAGATCGTGTCCGAAAGGCTTTTCTATTATGATACGCCGCCAATGCCCTTCCTCCTCGAGAGTCAGCCCTACAGTACCGAGTTGCTTGATGATATCTAAGAAAAAGTTCGGTGCTGTTGCTAGGTAGTAGAGGTAATTGCTTTGAGTCCCACATTCAATGTCTACCTGAGCAAGTAAGCTTTGTAACTGAATATAAGTGTTGGTATCTTGAAAATCACCGCTCAAATAGTACAATCGTTGCTCAAACTGCTCCCAAAGCTGTGCGTCTACCGGGACTGTCGCAAATTCATAAATGTCTCGGCTCATTTTGGAACGGAAATCTTCGCTACTCATGGACGCACGAGCAACACCAACGATCGCAAAATTTTTAGGTAGTAACTTGGTTTGAGCCAAATTATAAAGGGCTGGCATTAACAGGCGTTTGGTTAAATCTCCAGCAGCACCAAAAATTACAATCGCACAGGAACCCGCAGGTTGAGGTTTTTCAGTAAGAGTCATATCGATCGCCTGAATTAGGAATTCTTTTCATCTATCAGTGCCCTGCCAGTCTATTCGTTACTCTTAATATCAACTCATTCTTGCTTCTATTTGCAATTGTAAAGAATCGATCTTTGGAAAGATACTCAATTCTTGCTAATTCTAGCAGGTTATTGTTGTTATCTTTCCAAAAAAATCTTTTAAAAGTTATTCGTTATATATCTTTTTGTTGCACATTAAATCGTAAATTTATCATCAAACTCACAAATATATTTTCTATCAATAGTATAAAGATCTAATTCTTAGAGTACTTAATTTTCATTGTGTATTCTATTACAAGATAAGTGGCAAGCGAAAACTTTGGCGATTTTATTAAAAAATCTGTAGCTTTTCATTTGCTCCAAATTGTCTTTCAATAAACCATACCGTTTGTAAGAGCGCGACGCCTTCCTTACAAACGGTATGATTCATTTAGGCAACAACTGCTGTATGTGACAAACCACTAGTTGGCAATTTCAAACATCAAGCAATACTCAAATTAACTCTGACAATCAGGTCATTGTAATCGCGATCGCCGTTATTAGCTAAATCCTCAAAGCCAAAGGTGTTATCGCCTAACAAGCGAATATGATCGACTTTATCAGTGTTAGCTCCTAAGAAGGGGAAATATACGGCAGGGTCATTGCTTGAGTTAGCATCTAAAACTGCCTCCAGGTTACCATTCACAATCATGAACGGTGCAAAGAGAGAACCAGGGCTAAGATTGCCTGTGAATGTAGCAGTCTGTTGATTGCTTGTTGTTAGGTCAATTCCTGCAACACGTCCTCTCACTGCAGCTTGAGTATAACCGACATCGCCAGGACGGAAATCTATAGTCCCATTGCCATCTGTATCAATACCACCATTCACATCAGCTATTCGGTAAAATCCAATCACGTTGTCAAAACGTGCTTCTCTGTTGACAACAAAGTCTGCCTTAACCTGAGTAGATACATTACGCAAATCAATGATTTCTCCAAAAGAATTTCCTTGAATCCCAGTACCTAAAGGTAACGCCTGATTTGTTGCCTTGATTTTTACTTCCAGATCTTGAAAGTTAGATGCTCCGCTATTCGAGCCACTGTTCCAAGACAGTCTAAACTCGCCATTGCCAGAATCCACAACTTTTTGGTTTGAAGAATTAGCAAAAAGTACCT
It encodes the following:
- the zwf gene encoding glucose-6-phosphate dehydrogenase, which encodes MTLTEKPQPAGSCAIVIFGAAGDLTKRLLMPALYNLAQTKLLPKNFAIVGVARASMSSEDFRSKMSRDIYEFATVPVDAQLWEQFEQRLYYLSGDFQDTNTYIQLQSLLAQVDIECGTQSNYLYYLATAPNFFLDIIKQLGTVGLTLEEEGHWRRIIIEKPFGHDLESARTLNKNVSDVLRESQIYRIDHYLGKETVQNILVFRFGNGLFEPIWNHRYIDHVQITVAETVGVESRGGFYEGTGAVRDMVQNHMFQLLAMIAMEPPVSFEADAVRDEKSKLLKAIQPLTPEQVLTQTVRGQYGAGTVKGQQVPAYRSEPRVDPNSATETYASLKLSIDNWRWADVPFYLRTGKRLPKRVTEIAIQFKRVPSLLFRQTSIDSLTPNFLTIRIQPDEGIHLQFGAKIPGPTVQMGTVGMDFCYANYFNKTPSTGYETLLYDCMIGDATLFQRADNVELGWSAVTPILDVWNALPPRNFPNYAAGTWGPKEANELLSRDGRQWRNYPSSDAVNSSID